Proteins encoded in a region of the Saccharothrix ecbatanensis genome:
- a CDS encoding ribonuclease domain-containing protein, giving the protein MTPARRLSAALLGLIVLVAVAYFAKDLTDSSPAPPTSGSVSGAAADVPGADSGLPVKALSSLPAEAKSTWELIERDGPFPYPRNDGVTFQNREKILPAKARDYYREYTVPTPGSDDRGARRIVTGSSDEVYYTADHYESFVVVDVTK; this is encoded by the coding sequence GTGACTCCCGCCCGGCGGCTCTCCGCCGCACTGCTCGGCCTGATCGTGCTGGTCGCGGTCGCCTATTTCGCCAAGGACCTCACCGACTCGTCGCCCGCTCCGCCGACGTCCGGCTCGGTGTCGGGCGCGGCGGCCGACGTGCCCGGTGCGGACTCCGGCTTGCCGGTCAAGGCGCTGTCCAGCCTGCCCGCGGAGGCGAAGTCCACGTGGGAGCTGATCGAGCGGGACGGCCCGTTCCCGTACCCGCGCAACGACGGCGTGACGTTCCAGAACCGCGAGAAGATCCTGCCCGCCAAAGCCCGCGACTACTACCGCGAGTACACCGTGCCGACGCCAGGCAGCGACGATCGTGGCGCGCGGCGGATCGTGACCGGGTCGTCGGACGAGGTGTACTACACGGCCGACCACTACGAGTCGTTCGTCGTCGTGGACGTGACGAAATGA
- a CDS encoding type II toxin-antitoxin system PemK/MazF family toxin has protein sequence MYANGEDARPVRGAVREVHTAAVAATLEYSPDLDGLADPGEVVWAWVPFEEDPDRGKDRPLLVVGRHRRALLALMMTSRTPDRHEVDDCLDLGSGRWDRDGRHSYVRLDRVFELDEDDIRREGSVLEPERFSLVVDRLRQLGWR, from the coding sequence GTGTACGCGAACGGTGAGGATGCCCGCCCGGTCAGGGGCGCGGTGCGCGAGGTCCACACGGCCGCGGTGGCGGCCACCCTGGAGTACTCCCCCGACCTGGACGGCCTGGCCGATCCGGGCGAGGTGGTGTGGGCCTGGGTCCCCTTCGAGGAGGACCCGGACCGCGGCAAGGACCGGCCGCTGCTGGTCGTCGGCAGGCACCGGCGCGCGCTGCTCGCCCTGATGATGACCAGCAGGACGCCCGACCGGCACGAGGTGGACGACTGCCTCGACCTGGGCTCGGGCCGCTGGGACCGGGACGGCAGGCACTCCTACGTGCGCTTGGACCGGGTGTTCGAGCTGGACGAGGACGACATCCGGCGCGAGGGCTCCGTGCTGGAACCGGAGCGGTTCTCGCTGGTCGTGGACAGGCTGCGACAGCTCGGCTGGCGTTAG
- a CDS encoding Uma2 family endonuclease has protein sequence MILDDGRRYELIDGMLHVSPVPGLRHQTAVMRLIVLLDAACPDTLLALPGPLAVRPSESSEVQPDFLVAHLEDFTEEALPVAPLLAVEVLSPETELYDRTLKKVFYERIGVRSYWMVDPEVPSLTVLELDAEGWYEQVAEVKRVDSFDATLPFPV, from the coding sequence ATGATCCTTGACGACGGCCGTCGCTACGAACTGATCGACGGAATGCTGCACGTCAGCCCGGTGCCTGGTCTTCGGCATCAGACGGCGGTCATGAGGCTCATCGTTCTCTTGGATGCCGCCTGCCCCGACACTCTCCTCGCGCTCCCGGGTCCGCTCGCGGTGAGGCCGTCCGAGTCGTCCGAGGTGCAGCCGGACTTCCTGGTGGCCCACCTCGAGGATTTCACCGAGGAGGCGCTGCCGGTCGCACCGCTGTTGGCGGTCGAGGTGTTGTCGCCGGAAACGGAGCTGTACGACCGCACCCTCAAGAAGGTGTTCTACGAGCGCATCGGCGTGCGCAGTTACTGGATGGTCGATCCCGAGGTGCCGAGCCTGACCGTGTTGGAGTTGGACGCCGAAGGTTGGTACGAGCAGGTGGCCGAGGTCAAACGCGTGGATTCATTCGACGCGACGCTGCCGTTTCCGGTGTGA
- a CDS encoding HD domain-containing protein, with protein MTFTVDDAIRIARAAHEGQVDKSGKPYIDHPLRVMGRVSGEHARMAAVLHDVVEDTPVTDSDLLAAGCPPEVVATVLALSHRDGEGQEDYLARVRADPVAVEVKRADIADNTSPARLALLDPATQDRLRAKYARALEILAR; from the coding sequence ATGACGTTCACCGTGGATGACGCGATCCGGATCGCGCGGGCGGCCCACGAGGGGCAGGTCGACAAGTCCGGCAAGCCGTACATCGACCACCCGCTGCGCGTGATGGGTCGGGTGTCGGGCGAGCACGCGCGCATGGCGGCCGTGCTGCACGACGTCGTGGAGGACACCCCCGTCACCGACTCGGATCTGCTGGCCGCCGGGTGCCCGCCGGAGGTGGTGGCGACCGTGCTCGCGTTGAGCCACCGGGACGGTGAGGGCCAGGAGGATTACCTGGCGCGGGTGCGGGCCGACCCGGTCGCGGTGGAGGTGAAGCGGGCGGACATCGCCGACAACACGTCACCGGCACGGCTGGCGCTGCTCGACCCGGCTACCCAGGACCGGCTGCGGGCGAAGTACGCGCGGGCGTTGGAGATCCTCGCGCGGTGA
- a CDS encoding zinc-binding dehydrogenase, giving the protein MFAVYAAEPSPQDPIAALRVGERPEPDVPPGWVKVAVKAASLNMHDLWTLRGVGIKADKFPMILGCDGAGALEDGTEVVLHSVIGDPAWSGDETLDPGRTLLTEKHQGTFADHVVVPARNVLPKPTGLSFAEAACMGTAWLTAYRMLFVKSGLRPGQTMFVQGASGGVSTALVQLGRAAGFRVWVTGRTEEKRALAESLGAHQSFESGARLPERVDAVFETVGKATWSHSMKSLKPGGIVVISGATSGDASAAELQRLFFLQLRVVGSTMGTREELGDLLAFCELNGLRPQIGAELPFERAEDGLRAMLDGETAGKIVFTRS; this is encoded by the coding sequence ATGTTCGCCGTCTACGCAGCCGAGCCGAGCCCGCAAGACCCGATCGCCGCCCTCCGCGTCGGCGAACGACCGGAGCCCGACGTCCCACCGGGTTGGGTGAAGGTGGCCGTCAAGGCGGCGAGCCTGAACATGCACGACCTGTGGACGCTGCGCGGCGTAGGGATCAAGGCGGACAAGTTCCCGATGATCCTGGGCTGCGACGGCGCGGGCGCGCTGGAGGACGGCACGGAGGTCGTGCTGCACTCGGTGATCGGCGACCCGGCCTGGTCCGGTGACGAGACCCTGGACCCGGGCCGCACGCTGCTCACCGAGAAGCACCAGGGCACGTTCGCCGACCACGTCGTCGTCCCGGCCCGCAACGTGCTGCCCAAGCCGACGGGGTTGAGCTTCGCCGAGGCGGCGTGCATGGGCACGGCGTGGCTGACGGCGTACCGGATGCTGTTCGTGAAGTCGGGTCTGCGGCCGGGTCAGACGATGTTCGTGCAGGGCGCGTCCGGTGGCGTGTCGACGGCGTTGGTCCAGTTGGGCCGCGCGGCGGGCTTCCGCGTGTGGGTCACCGGCCGCACGGAGGAGAAGCGCGCGCTCGCCGAGAGCCTGGGCGCGCACCAGTCGTTCGAGTCCGGCGCACGGCTGCCGGAACGCGTGGACGCGGTGTTCGAGACCGTCGGCAAGGCCACCTGGTCGCACTCGATGAAGTCGCTCAAGCCGGGCGGGATCGTGGTGATCTCCGGCGCGACGAGCGGTGACGCGTCGGCGGCCGAGTTGCAGCGGCTGTTCTTCCTCCAGCTGCGGGTGGTCGGCTCGACCATGGGCACCCGCGAGGAGTTGGGCGACCTGCTGGCGTTCTGCGAGCTGAATGGCCTGCGCCCGCAGATCGGCGCGGAACTGCCGTTCGAGCGGGCCGAGGACGGCTTGCGCGCCATGCTGGACGGCGAGACCGCGGGCAAGATCGTCTTCACCCGGAGCTGA
- a CDS encoding transglutaminase family protein: protein MSWRVRIVHTTGYRYELPVTQSYNEARMTPRADRRQNVVVSRVETTPATRAYRYTDYWGTEVTSFDLHAPHVELKVVASSVVETGPEEEPVRTASWTDLRADSLLDRYTEFLNWTGYVPRDRELAAVARGLKRGLGPADAVLAASNWAHDQLTYRTGATGVHSSATDAWQAREGVCQDFAHVTLVLLRAMGIPARYVSGYLHTKPNGAVRETVRGESHAWIEAWTGGWWGYDPTNAVPVGPRHIWVAHGRDYADVAPLKGIYSGGPSSALDVTVEVTRLA from the coding sequence ATGTCGTGGCGGGTGCGGATCGTGCACACCACCGGGTACCGGTACGAGCTGCCGGTGACCCAGTCCTACAACGAGGCGCGGATGACGCCGCGGGCCGACCGGCGGCAGAACGTGGTGGTCAGCCGGGTGGAGACGACGCCAGCGACGCGCGCCTACCGGTACACCGACTACTGGGGGACCGAGGTCACGTCGTTCGACCTGCACGCGCCGCACGTGGAGCTGAAGGTCGTGGCGTCGTCGGTGGTGGAGACCGGTCCGGAGGAGGAGCCGGTGCGGACGGCGTCGTGGACCGACCTGCGCGCGGACTCGCTGCTCGACCGGTACACCGAGTTCCTGAACTGGACCGGGTACGTGCCGAGGGACCGTGAGCTGGCCGCCGTGGCGCGCGGGCTCAAGCGGGGGCTCGGCCCGGCGGACGCGGTGCTGGCCGCGTCGAACTGGGCGCACGACCAGCTGACCTACCGGACCGGCGCCACCGGCGTGCACAGCTCGGCCACCGACGCGTGGCAGGCCCGGGAGGGCGTCTGCCAGGACTTCGCGCACGTCACGCTGGTGCTGCTGCGCGCGATGGGCATCCCGGCGCGGTACGTGTCCGGGTACCTGCACACCAAGCCGAACGGCGCCGTGCGGGAGACCGTGCGCGGCGAGAGCCACGCGTGGATCGAGGCGTGGACCGGCGGCTGGTGGGGCTACGACCCGACCAACGCCGTGCCGGTCGGGCCGCGGCACATCTGGGTCGCGCACGGCCGTGACTACGCCGACGTCGCGCCGTTGAAGGGCATCTACTCGGGCGGCCCGTCGTCGGCGTTGGACGTCACGGTGGAGGTGACGCGGCTGGCCTGA
- a CDS encoding NAD(P)H-dependent flavin oxidoreductase, translated as MLDRLEVPVIAAPMAGGASTPELVAAVGGAGGLGFLAAGYLSVEAVAEQITATTALTDRPFGVNLFVPGPRSTADISGYRERVRALSPTEPGEPTWDDDAYAAKLELVMALRVPIVSFTFGLPNTEDVHRLHAAGATVVVTVTTPQEAAQAAQIGADALCVQGSDAGGHRGTFADDGISPGGGELFGVLAALRLVRARVDLPLIATGGLVHGADVAAVVTAGAIAAQLGTAFLAAPEAGTSAAHRQALAEGTRRTALTRAFSGRPARGLVNRFLVENQGKAPAAYPEVHHLTKPVRATGDPELMSMWAGQTYPLVRPAPAAEIVARLVTEAREAFSVASTRIQPG; from the coding sequence ATGTTGGACCGACTCGAAGTGCCCGTCATCGCCGCGCCGATGGCCGGTGGGGCGTCCACACCCGAACTGGTGGCCGCGGTCGGGGGCGCGGGTGGCCTCGGGTTCCTGGCCGCCGGCTACCTCTCGGTCGAGGCGGTCGCCGAGCAGATCACCGCCACGACCGCGCTCACCGACCGGCCGTTCGGCGTCAACCTGTTCGTCCCCGGCCCCCGTTCCACCGCCGACATCTCCGGCTACCGCGAACGCGTCAGGGCTCTGTCACCGACGGAGCCGGGCGAACCGACGTGGGACGACGACGCGTACGCGGCCAAGCTGGAACTGGTCATGGCGCTGCGCGTCCCGATCGTCTCCTTCACCTTCGGCCTGCCCAACACGGAGGACGTGCACCGCCTGCACGCCGCCGGCGCCACGGTCGTCGTCACCGTCACCACCCCGCAGGAAGCCGCGCAGGCAGCCCAGATCGGCGCCGACGCGCTGTGCGTCCAAGGCAGCGATGCGGGCGGCCACCGCGGCACGTTCGCCGACGACGGCATCTCGCCCGGCGGCGGAGAACTGTTCGGCGTGCTGGCCGCCCTCCGCCTGGTCCGCGCCAGGGTCGACCTGCCGCTGATCGCCACCGGAGGTCTGGTGCACGGCGCGGACGTCGCCGCCGTCGTCACCGCGGGCGCGATCGCCGCCCAGCTCGGCACCGCGTTCCTGGCCGCACCGGAGGCCGGCACGTCCGCCGCGCACCGCCAGGCCCTCGCCGAGGGCACCCGCCGGACCGCGTTGACCAGGGCGTTCAGCGGACGTCCGGCGCGCGGCCTGGTGAACCGGTTCCTGGTCGAGAACCAGGGCAAGGCGCCCGCCGCGTACCCGGAGGTGCACCACCTGACCAAACCGGTGCGCGCGACCGGCGACCCGGAGCTGATGTCGATGTGGGCCGGGCAGACCTACCCGCTGGTCCGACCGGCCCCGGCGGCCGAGATCGTGGCACGGCTGGTCACCGAGGCCCGCGAGGCCTTTTCCGTCGCCAGCACGCGCATTCAACCGGGGTAG
- a CDS encoding chitinase, which produces MASRTRRALGAVLAGLLAIAGLTLVVAGSASAANLVANPGFEGSTSGWTCGAAATVTTTTKRSGTHALAGTPAGHDNARCSQTISVQANTAYKLTGWVQGSYVYLGVTGTGSGDKSAWTPGSTGFSQLSIDFTTGATSSVTIYVHGWYGQPTFYADDVSLDGPGTPPTSTTTTTSTTTTTTSTTTTTTTTGNPDPSLPKHALTGYWHNFDNGSRVLKLADVPTTYDIVAVAFADATTTPGAVAFNLDPTLSSKLGGYTDAQFKADVRTLQGRGQKVIISVGGEKGTISVGNSTAATNFANSVRTLITNYGFDGVDIDLENGVNSTYMAQALRSIHAGGGKVIAMAPQTIDMQSTGAEYFKLALAVKDILTVVNMQYYNSGSMLGCDQKVYSQGTVDFLVALACIQLQNGLRPDQVGLGLPASPSGAGGGYQSPANVNAALNCLAKGTNCGSFKPAQTWPGIRGAMTWSINWDASNNWQFANTVAPHLDTLP; this is translated from the coding sequence GTGGCTTCGAGGACGAGACGCGCGCTGGGTGCGGTGCTGGCGGGACTGCTGGCGATCGCGGGCCTGACCCTGGTGGTCGCGGGCAGCGCGTCGGCCGCCAACCTGGTCGCCAACCCCGGTTTCGAGGGCAGCACCAGCGGCTGGACGTGCGGCGCGGCGGCGACCGTGACGACCACGACCAAGCGCAGCGGCACACACGCACTGGCGGGCACTCCCGCCGGTCACGACAACGCGCGCTGTTCGCAGACGATCTCCGTGCAGGCCAACACCGCGTACAAGCTGACCGGCTGGGTCCAGGGCAGCTACGTGTACCTGGGCGTGACCGGCACCGGCAGCGGCGACAAGAGCGCCTGGACGCCGGGCTCGACCGGCTTCAGCCAGCTGTCGATCGACTTCACCACCGGCGCGACGAGCAGCGTCACGATCTACGTGCACGGCTGGTACGGCCAGCCGACGTTCTACGCGGACGACGTGAGCCTCGACGGTCCGGGCACCCCGCCGACGAGCACAACCACCACGACATCCACCACAACGACCACGACGTCGACCACCACTACGACGACAACGACCGGCAACCCGGACCCGTCGCTGCCCAAGCACGCCCTCACCGGCTACTGGCACAACTTCGACAACGGCTCGCGGGTGCTCAAGCTCGCCGACGTGCCGACCACCTACGACATCGTGGCCGTCGCGTTCGCCGATGCCACCACCACGCCCGGCGCGGTCGCGTTCAACCTGGACCCGACGTTGTCGAGCAAGCTCGGCGGCTACACCGACGCCCAGTTCAAGGCGGACGTGCGCACCCTCCAGGGCCGCGGCCAGAAGGTGATCATCTCGGTCGGCGGTGAGAAGGGCACGATCAGCGTCGGCAACTCGACCGCCGCGACGAACTTCGCCAACAGCGTCCGGACCCTGATCACGAACTACGGGTTCGACGGCGTCGACATCGACCTGGAGAACGGCGTCAACTCGACGTACATGGCGCAGGCGCTGCGGAGCATCCACGCGGGCGGCGGCAAGGTCATCGCGATGGCGCCGCAGACCATCGACATGCAGTCCACCGGCGCGGAGTACTTCAAGCTGGCGTTGGCCGTGAAGGACATCCTCACGGTCGTCAACATGCAGTACTACAACTCCGGCTCGATGCTCGGCTGCGACCAGAAGGTGTACTCCCAGGGCACGGTGGACTTCCTGGTGGCGCTGGCCTGCATCCAGCTCCAGAACGGCCTGCGCCCGGACCAGGTCGGTCTCGGCCTGCCCGCCTCGCCGTCCGGCGCGGGTGGCGGCTACCAGTCGCCGGCCAACGTCAACGCGGCGCTGAACTGCCTGGCCAAGGGCACGAACTGCGGTTCGTTCAAGCCCGCGCAGACGTGGCCCGGCATCCGCGGCGCGATGACGTGGTCGATCAACTGGGACGCCTCGAACAACTGGCAGTTCGCCAACACGGTGGCACCGCACCTGGACACGCTCCCGTAG
- a CDS encoding DUF885 domain-containing protein, whose translation MTTARELADEVLTLVLDGDPVMATLFGLTGWDDRLPDPSADSQRVLRERAEDIARRAHNGDDDPVTRAVIAQQAWGVVHRLDAKLVEHTHAEGLTAPLVVLLGALPLVRPADEAARRAYLTRLSALPAYLEVLAQRQRDSARRPLRHLVESAIDRLDRYLAEDEDPLCTPLQGTESRIKGARLLDETVRPAIARYRDFLHAEVVARGRPETQPGLCWLPDGDLIYRDLVRMYTTTTHTPEELHQIGLDLIEALDREYEEIGGRVFGPVTAVGVRARLLADPELRWADADEMLVLAKDCIARAEEVAGDWFGTVPAARCAVEAVPEAEAPNAPLAYYMDPAIDGSRPGTYFVNTHQSELRERFSAESTAFHEGVPGHHLQIAVAQQLLDLPVLRRFASIEAYMEGWALYAERLADEMGLYSDDVARLGMLSGDSLRAARLVVDTGLHALRWTRQQAVEFLRANAVMPDVDIFSEVDRYIENPAQALSYMVGRLEIQRLRGGAERRLGDRFDIKAFHDLVLSGGPLPMAVLADVVDDWCDSMPGIVGH comes from the coding sequence GTGACCACCGCGCGCGAGCTCGCCGACGAAGTGCTGACGCTGGTGCTGGACGGCGATCCAGTCATGGCGACCCTGTTCGGCCTCACGGGCTGGGACGACCGGCTGCCGGATCCGAGCGCCGACAGCCAACGCGTGCTGCGCGAGCGTGCCGAGGACATCGCACGGCGTGCGCACAACGGTGACGACGACCCGGTGACACGTGCGGTCATCGCGCAGCAGGCGTGGGGCGTGGTGCACCGCCTCGACGCGAAGCTGGTCGAACACACCCACGCCGAAGGCCTCACCGCGCCGCTGGTCGTGCTGCTCGGCGCGTTACCCCTGGTCCGCCCGGCCGACGAAGCGGCACGGCGGGCCTACCTGACCCGGCTGTCGGCACTGCCCGCGTACCTGGAAGTGCTGGCACAGCGGCAACGTGACTCCGCCCGCCGTCCGCTGAGGCACCTGGTGGAATCCGCCATCGACCGCCTCGACCGCTACCTGGCCGAGGACGAAGACCCGCTGTGCACACCGTTGCAGGGCACCGAATCCCGCATCAAGGGCGCCCGGTTGCTGGACGAGACCGTGCGCCCGGCCATCGCCCGTTACCGCGATTTCCTGCACGCCGAGGTGGTCGCTCGCGGTCGCCCCGAAACGCAGCCGGGCCTGTGCTGGCTGCCCGACGGCGACCTGATCTACCGCGACCTGGTCCGCATGTACACGACGACCACGCACACCCCCGAGGAGCTCCACCAGATCGGGTTGGACCTGATCGAGGCGCTGGACCGGGAGTACGAGGAGATCGGCGGACGGGTGTTCGGCCCCGTCACGGCGGTAGGCGTGCGGGCCCGGCTGCTCGCGGATCCGGAGCTGCGCTGGGCCGACGCCGACGAGATGCTGGTGCTGGCCAAGGACTGCATCGCACGCGCCGAGGAGGTCGCGGGCGACTGGTTCGGCACCGTCCCGGCGGCGCGGTGCGCGGTCGAAGCGGTGCCGGAGGCGGAAGCGCCGAACGCGCCGCTGGCCTACTACATGGACCCGGCGATCGACGGCTCGCGTCCGGGCACCTACTTCGTCAACACCCACCAGTCCGAGCTGCGCGAACGGTTCAGCGCCGAGTCCACCGCGTTCCACGAAGGCGTGCCGGGGCACCACTTGCAGATCGCGGTGGCGCAGCAGCTGCTCGACCTGCCGGTGCTGCGCCGGTTCGCGTCCATCGAGGCCTACATGGAGGGCTGGGCGCTGTACGCGGAGCGGTTGGCCGACGAGATGGGCCTCTACAGCGACGACGTGGCACGGCTCGGGATGCTGTCGGGGGACTCGCTGCGTGCCGCCCGCTTGGTCGTGGACACCGGTCTGCACGCCTTGCGGTGGACGCGGCAGCAGGCCGTGGAGTTCTTGCGCGCCAACGCGGTCATGCCGGACGTGGACATCTTCTCGGAGGTCGACCGGTACATCGAGAACCCCGCGCAGGCGCTGTCGTACATGGTGGGACGGCTGGAGATCCAGCGCCTGCGCGGTGGGGCGGAGCGACGGCTGGGCGACCGGTTCGACATCAAGGCGTTCCACGACCTCGTGCTGAGCGGCGGCCCGTTGCCGATGGCCGTGCTCGCGGACGTGGTGGACGACTGGTGCGACTCGATGCCCGGCATCGTCGGGCACTGA
- the lepA gene encoding translation elongation factor 4 — MTTFADQTFTPPELIRNFCIIAHIDHGKSTLADRMLQLTGVVDARAMRAQYLDRMDIERERGITIKAQNVRLPWVANGNNHVLHMIDTPGHVDFTYEVSRALEACEGTVLLVDAAQGIEAQTLANLYLAMEKDLTIIPVLNKIDLPAADPDKYAKELAHIVGCEPEEVLRVSAKTGLGVGALLDEVVKRVPAPVGDADAPPRAMIFDSVYDTYRGVVTYIRVVDGKITPRQRIRMMSTNATHELLEVGIISPEPKPSVGLGVGEVGYLITGVKDVRQSKVGDTVTAEKHGATKPLAGYREPRPMVYSGLYPVDGSDYPILREALDKLQLNDAALTFEPETSAALGFGFRCGFLGLLHLEITRDRLEREFGLDLISTAPNVVYRVVMDDGTEHVVTNPSDWPDGKRAEVYEPITKCTIIAPSDYIGAIMELCQTKRGQLGGMDYLSEDRVELRYTMPLGEIIFDFFDALKSRTRGYASLDYEESGEQDAELVKVDILLQGEPVDAFSAIVHKDYAYAYGTRMASKLRELIPRQQFEVPIQAAVGARVIARETIRAIRKDVLAKCYGGDITRKRKLLEKQKEGKKRMKMVGRVEVPQEAFVAALSTDDSVKDKGKK, encoded by the coding sequence GTGACCACGTTCGCCGACCAGACGTTCACGCCTCCGGAGCTCATCCGGAACTTCTGCATCATCGCCCACATCGACCACGGCAAGTCGACCCTGGCCGATCGCATGTTGCAGCTCACCGGCGTCGTCGACGCGCGGGCGATGCGAGCGCAGTACCTCGACCGCATGGACATCGAGCGCGAACGCGGCATCACCATCAAGGCGCAGAACGTGCGGCTCCCGTGGGTGGCCAACGGCAACAACCACGTCCTCCACATGATCGACACCCCCGGCCACGTCGACTTCACGTACGAGGTCTCGCGGGCGCTGGAGGCGTGCGAGGGCACCGTGCTGCTGGTCGACGCAGCGCAGGGCATCGAGGCGCAGACGCTGGCCAACCTGTACCTGGCGATGGAGAAGGACCTCACCATCATCCCGGTGCTGAACAAGATCGACCTGCCCGCCGCGGACCCGGACAAGTACGCCAAGGAGCTCGCCCACATCGTCGGCTGCGAGCCCGAAGAGGTGCTGCGCGTCTCGGCGAAGACCGGTCTGGGCGTCGGCGCGCTGCTGGACGAGGTCGTCAAGCGCGTCCCGGCCCCCGTCGGCGACGCGGACGCCCCGCCCCGCGCGATGATCTTCGACTCGGTCTACGACACGTACCGCGGCGTGGTGACCTACATCCGGGTGGTGGACGGCAAGATCACCCCGCGCCAGCGGATCCGGATGATGTCCACCAACGCGACCCACGAGCTGCTGGAAGTCGGCATCATCTCGCCCGAGCCGAAGCCGAGCGTCGGCCTGGGCGTCGGCGAGGTGGGCTACCTCATCACCGGCGTGAAGGACGTCCGCCAGTCGAAGGTCGGCGACACCGTCACGGCGGAGAAGCACGGCGCGACGAAGCCGCTGGCCGGCTACCGCGAGCCGCGTCCGATGGTCTACTCCGGGCTGTACCCGGTGGACGGCTCGGACTACCCGATCCTGCGTGAGGCGCTGGACAAGCTCCAGCTCAACGACGCCGCGCTGACGTTCGAGCCGGAGACGTCCGCCGCCCTGGGCTTCGGCTTCCGCTGCGGCTTCCTCGGCCTGCTGCACCTGGAGATCACCCGGGACCGGCTGGAACGCGAGTTCGGCCTGGACCTGATCTCCACCGCGCCGAACGTGGTGTACCGGGTGGTGATGGACGACGGCACCGAGCACGTGGTGACCAACCCGTCCGACTGGCCGGACGGCAAGCGCGCCGAGGTGTACGAGCCGATCACCAAGTGCACGATCATCGCGCCCAGCGACTACATCGGCGCGATCATGGAGCTGTGCCAGACCAAGCGCGGCCAGCTGGGCGGGATGGACTACCTGTCCGAGGACCGCGTCGAGCTGCGCTACACCATGCCGCTCGGTGAGATCATCTTCGACTTCTTCGACGCGCTGAAGTCGCGCACGCGTGGTTACGCGTCGTTGGACTACGAGGAGTCGGGCGAGCAGGACGCCGAGCTGGTGAAGGTCGACATCCTGTTGCAGGGCGAGCCGGTGGACGCTTTCAGCGCGATCGTGCACAAGGACTACGCCTATGCCTATGGCACGAGGATGGCGTCCAAGCTGCGCGAGCTGATTCCGCGGCAGCAGTTCGAGGTGCCGATCCAGGCCGCCGTCGGCGCCCGCGTGATCGCCCGCGAGACGATTCGCGCCATTCGCAAGGACGTGCTGGCGAAGTGCTACGGCGGTGACATCACCCGTAAGCGCAAGCTGTTGGAGAAGCAGAAGGAAGGCAAGAAGCGGATGAAGATGGTGGGCCGGGTCGAGGTCCCCCAGGAAGCCTTCGTCGCGGCCTTGTCGACGGACGACTCCGTCAAGGACAAGGGCAAGAAGTAA
- a CDS encoding alpha-E domain-containing protein: MLARNAESLYWIGRYVERADDTARILDVSVHQLLEDATVDPDATSRQLLAVLGIDAPQDASFDVWSLTELVAYSSDHAGSIVASINSARENTRGAREVVSTEMWECLNAMYNAVEERQTYARAMGPHAFFAFVEERAAMFAGLADSTMSRDDGWRFLVLGRSVERVDMIVRLLLSRVGDKASSPGWVTVLRSAGAHDTYLRTYRGAMDASRVVQFLLLDRLFPRSVFHALRQAEACLEQLDHQPHVRVGARAEALRLLGRARSDLEFLRPHDLLDDLPRRLKALQTTVRDVGEAVSQQYFHTAPWVAWTNAEVV, encoded by the coding sequence ATGCTGGCTCGCAACGCGGAATCCCTGTACTGGATCGGCCGGTACGTCGAACGCGCGGACGATACGGCGCGAATCCTGGACGTCTCGGTGCACCAACTGCTGGAGGACGCCACGGTCGACCCGGACGCCACCAGCCGCCAACTGCTCGCCGTGCTCGGCATCGACGCTCCTCAGGACGCCTCGTTCGACGTGTGGTCGCTCACCGAGCTGGTCGCGTACTCGTCCGACCACGCCGGTTCCATCGTCGCGTCCATCAACAGCGCCCGGGAGAACACGCGTGGAGCGCGCGAGGTGGTCTCCACCGAGATGTGGGAATGCCTCAACGCGATGTACAACGCGGTCGAGGAGCGGCAGACGTACGCGCGGGCCATGGGTCCGCACGCGTTCTTCGCGTTCGTGGAGGAGCGTGCGGCGATGTTCGCCGGGCTGGCCGACTCCACCATGAGCCGCGACGACGGGTGGCGGTTCCTGGTGCTCGGCCGGTCCGTCGAGCGGGTGGACATGATCGTGCGGCTGCTGCTGTCCCGCGTCGGTGACAAGGCGTCGTCGCCGGGCTGGGTCACCGTGCTGCGGTCGGCCGGCGCGCACGACACGTACCTGCGCACGTACCGAGGTGCGATGGACGCCTCGCGGGTGGTGCAGTTCCTGCTACTGGACCGGCTGTTCCCGCGTTCGGTGTTCCACGCCCTGCGGCAGGCCGAGGCGTGCCTGGAGCAGTTGGACCACCAGCCGCACGTGCGCGTCGGGGCACGGGCCGAGGCGTTGCGGCTGCTCGGCCGGGCGCGCAGCGACCTGGAGTTCCTCCGCCCGCACGACCTGCTGGACGACCTGCCACGTCGGCTCAAGGCGTTGCAGACGACCGTGCGTGACGTCGGCGAGGCGGTCTCGCAGCAGTACTTCCACACCGCGCCCTGGGTCGCCTGGACGAACGCCGAGGTGGTCTGA